The nucleotide window ATGCCTGCAAGCAGAACGTTTCGGTTCTTAAAACTCTCCAGCATGCTGTAATAGAAAGAGCGGTTCACCAGACTCAGCAATATATTGGAAAATATAAGCGTAGTGAACACCAATGCTCTGGTTTTAGCTTCATCATTTCCGTGGTTAACAGAATACTGATACAACCATAATATTCCTGCTGTAATGACGAGCCCCTGAATAATGCTTATGGTGAGTTCTCTCCAGTTCAGAAAAGTATCTGTAAGTGCTCTTGGAGGTCTTTGCATAGCGTTTCTCTCTATAGGTTCATTCTCGTAAACAATAGAACATGTGGGCCCCATTACCAGTTCAAGAAAAATCACATGTACCGGGGTAAATATATGCGGGAATACCCAACCCAGAAACAAAGGCAAAGAAACGGTAAGAATAATGGGAATATGAATGGAAATAATATATTGGACCGCTTTTTTTATATTGGCATAAATTCTCCTTCCTGCAGCAACTCCAATCACGAGTTTATCCAGATCATCATTGGTAATGACCAGTGCAGCCGCTGATTTGGCAATTTCCGTCCCTTTATTTCCCATTGCCACTCCAATATGAGCTGCTTTTAAAGCCGGGCCATCATTCACACCGTCCCCCAGCATTGCTACAACGTGACCTTGTGCTTTCAAGGCCGAAACCACTTCCAGCTTAGCTTCCGGAAACATCCTTGTAAATAAAGTAGTCTCTTCAGAAAGCTTAATAAGATCTGCTTCTGGGCATGCTGCAATTTCACTTCCATTAACAGGTGAGGTACTGTTGTTTATTCCTGCCTGCAATGCAATAGCTCTGGTAGTATCCGCATTATCTCCGGTAATGACTTTTACCTGGATACCGGCATCGTAGATATGCTTAAATACTTCTTTTATTCCTTTTTTAGGAGGATCATAAAATACAGTCAAACCTAAAAAGTCAAATTTAAGATCCTGCTGCTTATCGGGAAAATCATTTCCTTCAAAATGAGATCTGGCAACACCAAGAACTCTGTATCCTTTTTCTCCGAAACTCTTTATTAACGTTCTTATTTTACTTTTTTCCTCTTCTGAAAGATTGGAAACACTGATAATAGCTTCGGGAGCTCCTTTGGCCGCAATAATCCGGTCTTTCTGTTCGTTTTCAAAAAGATGAGTCATCATCGGCGGTTTACCTTCCAGCGGATATTCATGAAACATTTGATAGTCTTTCCTCTGATCAGGCTTTTGGTTCTGCTCATAGATCTTATGCAATGTAATTTCCATGGGATCAAAAGGCACAGGTTCACTACTCCACATTGCATAATCAATAAGCTCATGCAGTTCCTTTGTTCCAAACTCTGTTTCTTCATAAGTTCTGTCAGAACGGTAATCATAAAGATGCTTCAACTGCATTGAGTTTTCCGTAATTGTACCTGTTTTATCTGTACAGATCACAGAAACGCTTCCCAGCGTTTCTACTATACTGCTTCGCTTAATAATGATTCCCTCCCGCATCAGCTTCCAGGCACCCAAAGCCATAAACGTTGTGAAGGCTACGGGAATTTCTTCAGGAAGAACAGACATTGCCAATGTAAGTCCGCTCAATAAACTTGTCACAAAATTTCCCGTTTTAACAAAGCTGAAAATACATACTGCAAGAAAGATAATAACTCCGATAAC belongs to Chryseobacterium gleum and includes:
- a CDS encoding cation-translocating P-type ATPase encodes the protein MNYNIPEDLKGLTDAEVADSRKKYGYNHLEAVKKESWADLLLNILKEPMLILLICVSFIYVLTGDYGEALFMFAAIVGVTAISFYQDNRSKKALEELEKLNEPLSKVIRNSKIINIPTFEIAVGDLCITEEGNLINADGRIVHSNDFSVNESSLTGESFSVFKDSRSEDNKVYSGTITVSGLAVFEVENIGKETKVGKIGQSILNIKTEISPLQLQIRNFVKGMAVIGVIIFLAVCIFSFVKTGNFVTSLLSGLTLAMSVLPEEIPVAFTTFMALGAWKLMREGIIIKRSSIVETLGSVSVICTDKTGTITENSMQLKHLYDYRSDRTYEETEFGTKELHELIDYAMWSSEPVPFDPMEITLHKIYEQNQKPDQRKDYQMFHEYPLEGKPPMMTHLFENEQKDRIIAAKGAPEAIISVSNLSEEEKSKIRTLIKSFGEKGYRVLGVARSHFEGNDFPDKQQDLKFDFLGLTVFYDPPKKGIKEVFKHIYDAGIQVKVITGDNADTTRAIALQAGINNSTSPVNGSEIAACPEADLIKLSEETTLFTRMFPEAKLEVVSALKAQGHVVAMLGDGVNDGPALKAAHIGVAMGNKGTEIAKSAAALVITNDDLDKLVIGVAAGRRIYANIKKAVQYIISIHIPIILTVSLPLFLGWVFPHIFTPVHVIFLELVMGPTCSIVYENEPIERNAMQRPPRALTDTFLNWRELTISIIQGLVITAGILWLYQYSVNHGNDEAKTRALVFTTLIFSNILLSLVNRSFYYSMLESFKNRNVLLAGISVLVVLLLLIILYVSPVSEFFSVTALSIKELGLALLTASVSVLWFEIYKFIKRLYFKK